In Paramormyrops kingsleyae isolate MSU_618 chromosome 5, PKINGS_0.4, whole genome shotgun sequence, one DNA window encodes the following:
- the rab3da gene encoding RAB3D, member RAS oncogene family, a, with amino-acid sequence MATVNDSHQQQSWKDAADQNFDYMFKLLIIGNSSVGKTSFLFRYADNSFTSAFVSTVGIDFKVKTVYRNEKRVKLQIWDTAGQERYRTITTAYYRGAMGFLLMYDITNQDSFSAVQDWATQIKTYSWDNAQVILVGNKCDLEDDRLVPTEDGRRLADELGFQFFEASAKDNINVKQVFERLVDIICEKMNESMDGEPSPIANHRGPGLPSAPPENQGGCSC; translated from the exons ATGGCGACAGTGAACGACTCGCACCAGCAGCAGTCGTGGAAGGACGCGGCGGACCAGAACTTCGACTACATGTTCAAGCTGCTGATCATCGGGAACAGCAGCGTGGGCAAGACCAGCTTCCTGTTCCGCTATGCCGACAACTCCTTCACCTCGGCCTTCGTCAGCACTGTGGGCATCGACTTCAAGGTCAAGACAGTGTACCGCAATGAGAAGCGGGTCAAGCTGCAGATCTGG GACACAGCAGGACAGGAGCGATACCGGACCATCACCACAGCCTATTACAGAGGAGCTATGGGCTTCCTGCTCATGTATGACATCACCAACCAAGACTCCTTCAGCGCTGTGCAGGACTG GGCAACCCAGATAAAGACGTACTCATGGGACAACGCCCAGGTGATCCTGGTGGGAAACAAGTGTGACCTGGAGGACGACAGGTTGGTCCCCACGGAGGACGGCCGGCGGCTGGCGGACGAGTTAG GTTTCCAGTTTTTTGAGGCCAGTGCCAAAGACAACATCAATGTAAAGCAGGTGTTCGAACGACTGGTGGACATCATCTGTGAGAAGATGAACGAGAGCATGGACGGCGAACCCAGCCCCATCGCCAATCACCGTGGCCCCGGCCTGCCAAGCGCCCCCCCCGAAAACCAAGGAGGGTGCTCCTGCTAA